One genomic window of Podarcis muralis chromosome 9, rPodMur119.hap1.1, whole genome shotgun sequence includes the following:
- the CDS1 gene encoding phosphatidate cytidylyltransferase 1 isoform X2, which yields MSELRKRGAGGDHETANLIDKDVDGEDRFAELDLRTDSDIPEVVPPTDRTPEIFKKALSGLSSRWKNWWIRGILTLAMITAFALIIYMGSFMLMLLVMSIQVKCFHEIITIGYRVYRSYELPWFRTLSWYFLLCVNYFFYGETVADYFATFVQRREQLQFLIRYHRFISFTLYLAGFCLFVLSLVKRHYRLQFYMFAWSHVTLLIIVTQSHLVIQNLFEGMIWFLVPISSVVCNDIAAYIFGFFFGRTPLIKVATLLAQYQYFVCPVEYNSETNRFVTECEPSELFQLQKYSIPPLLQVVLGRETVNLCPFQMHSIALSTFASLIGPFGGFFASGFKRAFKIKDFADTIPGHGGIMDRCDCQYLMSTFVHVYITSFIRGPNPSKLLKQLLVLQPEQQLNVYKTLKTHLIEKGILQPSLRG from the exons ATGTCGGAGCTGAGGAAGAGAGGAGCTGGTGGAGATCATGAAACTGCAAACCTAATTGACAAG GATGTAGATGGAGAAGATAGATTTGCGGAGCTAGACCTCAGGACCGATTCAGACATTCCTGAAGTTGTTCCACCAACAGACCGCACTCCAGAAATTTTTAAGAAGGCCCTTTCTGGCTTGTCTTCCAG atggAAGAATTGGTGGATTCGTGGGATTTTAACTTTAGCTATGATTACAGCTTTTGCGCTGATTATTTACATGGGTTCATTTATGCTGATGCTGCTT GTCATGAGCATACAAGTAAAGTGTTTCCATGAAATCATCACTATAGGTTACAGAGTCTATCGTTCTTATGAGTTGCCATGGTTTCGAACACTGAGCTG GTATTTCTTGCTGTGTGTGAACTACTTCTTTTATGGAGAGACTGTAGCAGATTACTTTGCCACATTTGTTCAAAGAAGAGAGCAACTTCAGTTCCTAATTCGCTATCACCGGTTTATATCTTTTACACTTTATCTGGCAG gtttctgtttgtttgtattGAGCTTGGTGAAGAGGCACTATCGCCTGCAATTTTACATG TTCGCATGGAGTCATGTCACTTTGCTGATCATTGTAACACAATCCCATCTTGTCATCCAAAATCTGTTTGAAGGCATGATCTG GTTTCTTGTTCCTATCTCAAGTGTTGTTTGCAATGATATTGCTGCTTATATCTTTGGATTCTTCTTTGGGAGAACTCCGTTAATTAAG GTTGCCACCCTTCTGGCTCAATATCAGTATTTTGTATGCCCCGTGGAATACAACAGTGAAACCAACAGATTTGTCACAGAGTGTGAACCGTCAGAACTATTCCAGTTACAAAAGTACTCCATACCACCTTTGCTTCAAGTTGTGCTGGGAAGG GAAACAGTGAATTTGTGCCCGTTCCAGATGCACAGCATTGCTTTGTCAACATTTGCATCCTTAATTGGACCATTCGGGGGCTTCTTTGCAAGTGGattcaaaagggctttcaaaatcAAG GATTTTGCTGACACCATTCCTGGCCATGGCGGAATAATGGATCGTTGTGACTGTCAGTATCTGATGTCTACATTTGTTCACGTCTATATCACCAGTTTCATAAG AGGCCCCAATCCCAGCAAGCTCCTGAAACAGCTGTTGGTGCTTCAGCCAGAGCAACAGTTAAATGTCTACAAAACCCTGAAGACGCATCTCATTGAAAAGGGGATTCTTCAGCCATCGCTGAGAGGATAG
- the CDS1 gene encoding phosphatidate cytidylyltransferase 1 isoform X1: protein MSELRKRGAGGDHETANLIDKDVDGEDRFAELDLRTDSDIPEVVPPTDRTPEIFKKALSGLSSRWKNWWIRGILTLAMITAFALIIYMGSFMLMLLVMSIQVKCFHEIITIGYRVYRSYELPWFRTLSWYFLLCVNYFFYGETVADYFATFVQRREQLQFLIRYHRFISFTLYLAGFCLFVLSLVKRHYRLQFYMFAWSHVTLLIIVTQSHLVIQNLFEGMIWFLVPISSVVCNDIAAYIFGFFFGRTPLIKLSPKKTWEGFIGGFFSTVVFGFLVATLLAQYQYFVCPVEYNSETNRFVTECEPSELFQLQKYSIPPLLQVVLGRETVNLCPFQMHSIALSTFASLIGPFGGFFASGFKRAFKIKDFADTIPGHGGIMDRCDCQYLMSTFVHVYITSFIRGPNPSKLLKQLLVLQPEQQLNVYKTLKTHLIEKGILQPSLRG from the exons ATGTCGGAGCTGAGGAAGAGAGGAGCTGGTGGAGATCATGAAACTGCAAACCTAATTGACAAG GATGTAGATGGAGAAGATAGATTTGCGGAGCTAGACCTCAGGACCGATTCAGACATTCCTGAAGTTGTTCCACCAACAGACCGCACTCCAGAAATTTTTAAGAAGGCCCTTTCTGGCTTGTCTTCCAG atggAAGAATTGGTGGATTCGTGGGATTTTAACTTTAGCTATGATTACAGCTTTTGCGCTGATTATTTACATGGGTTCATTTATGCTGATGCTGCTT GTCATGAGCATACAAGTAAAGTGTTTCCATGAAATCATCACTATAGGTTACAGAGTCTATCGTTCTTATGAGTTGCCATGGTTTCGAACACTGAGCTG GTATTTCTTGCTGTGTGTGAACTACTTCTTTTATGGAGAGACTGTAGCAGATTACTTTGCCACATTTGTTCAAAGAAGAGAGCAACTTCAGTTCCTAATTCGCTATCACCGGTTTATATCTTTTACACTTTATCTGGCAG gtttctgtttgtttgtattGAGCTTGGTGAAGAGGCACTATCGCCTGCAATTTTACATG TTCGCATGGAGTCATGTCACTTTGCTGATCATTGTAACACAATCCCATCTTGTCATCCAAAATCTGTTTGAAGGCATGATCTG GTTTCTTGTTCCTATCTCAAGTGTTGTTTGCAATGATATTGCTGCTTATATCTTTGGATTCTTCTTTGGGAGAACTCCGTTAATTAAG CTGTCTCCCAAAAAGACCTGGGAAGGCTTCATTGGCGGTTTCTTTAGCACAGTTGTGTTTGGATTCCTT GTTGCCACCCTTCTGGCTCAATATCAGTATTTTGTATGCCCCGTGGAATACAACAGTGAAACCAACAGATTTGTCACAGAGTGTGAACCGTCAGAACTATTCCAGTTACAAAAGTACTCCATACCACCTTTGCTTCAAGTTGTGCTGGGAAGG GAAACAGTGAATTTGTGCCCGTTCCAGATGCACAGCATTGCTTTGTCAACATTTGCATCCTTAATTGGACCATTCGGGGGCTTCTTTGCAAGTGGattcaaaagggctttcaaaatcAAG GATTTTGCTGACACCATTCCTGGCCATGGCGGAATAATGGATCGTTGTGACTGTCAGTATCTGATGTCTACATTTGTTCACGTCTATATCACCAGTTTCATAAG AGGCCCCAATCCCAGCAAGCTCCTGAAACAGCTGTTGGTGCTTCAGCCAGAGCAACAGTTAAATGTCTACAAAACCCTGAAGACGCATCTCATTGAAAAGGGGATTCTTCAGCCATCGCTGAGAGGATAG